One region of Cobetia sp. cqz5-12 genomic DNA includes:
- a CDS encoding type II toxin-antitoxin system RelE/ParE family toxin has protein sequence MAVEFRDEWLESFYEQDVGHRKIPAALSSSLYRKLQILDAASQESDLRIPPGNRFEHLQGNLAGYCAIRVNRQYRLIFRWEAGIAHQTYLDPHAYKG, from the coding sequence ATGGCGGTGGAATTCAGGGATGAGTGGCTCGAGAGCTTCTACGAGCAAGATGTTGGCCACCGCAAGATACCTGCGGCGCTCTCAAGTTCGCTCTATCGCAAGTTGCAGATTCTCGATGCCGCAAGCCAGGAGTCTGATTTGAGGATTCCGCCAGGCAATCGTTTCGAGCATCTACAGGGCAATCTCGCAGGTTATTGCGCGATTCGCGTCAACAGGCAGTATCGGCTCATCTTTCGATGGGAGGCAGGGATTGCCCATCAAACATATCTAGACCCGCATGCTTACAAGGGCTAG
- a CDS encoding DMT family transporter, with translation MQHSFSRTPFRPALERQIGNLSVLTAALLWGTTGTAAHFNQDVSPLATGAFAMGFGGILQAVLSRRILHAELAALLVHKHLVLWAALFIIVYPLAFYSAMEYTGVAMGTVITIATAPLAAAVLEYVLDRKRVSAHWYAALILGMAGVGLMAMGETRLADTAAHATASGVASESRKLIGIGLGVLAGASYATYSLLARRMMLLGVHRRAAMGAMFGCAGVVLLIGLAISCLFLDPRLFATPMNSAVAIYMALIPMLLASLIFGRGLASVPISRVTVLTMFEPLVAGLLAVIVVGEQFTLMGAIGMVLIMTCLMLQLRPQATQASMASPQADLAAWTTPDTASDALVETQGDTACWGERESWSDNDQGSPPWHRHDA, from the coding sequence ATGCAGCACTCCTTCTCCCGGACGCCCTTCCGCCCAGCGCTGGAACGCCAGATCGGCAACCTTTCCGTCCTCACGGCCGCCCTGCTATGGGGCACGACCGGCACCGCCGCCCACTTCAATCAGGATGTCAGCCCGTTGGCCACCGGCGCCTTCGCCATGGGCTTTGGCGGCATTCTGCAGGCCGTGCTGTCGCGACGAATCCTTCATGCGGAACTGGCCGCCCTGCTGGTCCACAAGCATCTCGTGCTGTGGGCAGCGCTGTTCATCATCGTCTACCCGCTAGCGTTCTATTCGGCCATGGAATACACCGGCGTCGCGATGGGCACCGTGATCACCATCGCCACGGCGCCGTTGGCGGCGGCGGTGCTGGAATATGTGCTGGATCGCAAGCGCGTCAGTGCGCACTGGTACGCGGCGCTGATACTGGGCATGGCCGGCGTGGGGCTGATGGCGATGGGCGAGACACGTCTGGCAGATACGGCGGCGCACGCCACTGCCAGCGGCGTTGCCAGCGAGAGCCGCAAGCTCATCGGTATCGGGCTGGGCGTGCTGGCCGGCGCGAGCTACGCCACCTATTCGCTGCTTGCCAGACGCATGATGCTGCTGGGCGTCCATCGCCGCGCGGCCATGGGGGCGATGTTCGGCTGTGCCGGCGTCGTATTGTTGATCGGCCTGGCCATCAGCTGCCTGTTCCTCGATCCGCGCCTGTTCGCCACGCCGATGAATTCGGCGGTCGCCATCTACATGGCGCTGATCCCGATGCTGCTGGCCAGCCTCATCTTCGGGCGCGGGCTCGCCAGCGTGCCCATCAGCCGGGTGACGGTTCTGACCATGTTCGAGCCACTGGTGGCGGGCCTGCTGGCCGTCATCGTCGTCGGCGAGCAGTTCACGCTGATGGGGGCCATCGGCATGGTGCTGATCATGACCTGCCTGATGCTGCAACTGCGTCCGCAGGCAACGCAGGCGTCGATGGCCAGCCCGCAGGCAGACCTCGCGGCCTGGACGACGCCAGACACCGCCTCCGACGCTCTGGTTGAGACACAAGGCGACACGGCCTGTTGGGGTGAGCGTGAATCGTGGAGCGATAACGACCAAGGATCGCCGCCATGGCATCGTCACGACGCCTGA
- a CDS encoding DMT family transporter, translating into MTTTRSDIAASSRSTDMGSLAVLFAALLWGTTGTAAHFNQDVSPLATGAFAMGVGGLLQAVIARPNIIGCLGLLMAQKGRVLLGAVCVVIYPLAFYSSMHLAGVAIGTVITIATAPLAAAILERLFGHHRLTLSWYISLALGIAGVVMVAMGETATHGGDIAAVSAAGDPMAAGSGSVPDADWQRLAGIVLGIIAGTTYAAYSLIARRMMDHGTHARAAMGSLFGVAGIALIAGLGVSMLVADPRLFATPGNTTVALYMALVPMFLGYLAFGYGLKTVAASKATLLTLFEPLVAALLAVTIVGEHIAPLGWLGMVLIAVCLVIQVKPKRSEE; encoded by the coding sequence ATGACAACCACTCGCTCCGATATCGCGGCCTCTTCAAGGTCGACCGACATGGGTAGCTTGGCCGTTCTGTTTGCCGCGCTGCTGTGGGGCACCACCGGCACGGCGGCCCACTTCAATCAGGATGTCAGTCCGTTGGCGACCGGCGCCTTCGCCATGGGCGTCGGCGGCCTGCTTCAGGCAGTGATCGCACGGCCCAATATCATCGGCTGCCTGGGCCTGTTGATGGCGCAGAAGGGCCGGGTATTGCTTGGCGCTGTGTGTGTCGTCATCTACCCGCTGGCCTTCTATTCCTCCATGCACCTGGCGGGTGTCGCCATCGGCACGGTGATCACCATCGCCACGGCGCCACTGGCCGCGGCGATTCTCGAGCGCCTGTTCGGCCACCACCGACTCACGCTGAGCTGGTACATCAGCCTCGCGCTGGGCATTGCCGGTGTGGTGATGGTGGCGATGGGCGAAACGGCCACTCATGGCGGGGACATTGCCGCGGTCAGCGCCGCTGGAGACCCGATGGCGGCAGGGTCAGGGAGCGTGCCTGACGCTGACTGGCAACGTCTGGCCGGCATCGTGCTGGGCATCATCGCCGGAACCACTTACGCCGCCTATTCGCTGATCGCCCGTCGCATGATGGACCACGGCACCCACGCCCGCGCGGCCATGGGCAGCCTATTCGGTGTTGCCGGTATCGCGCTGATCGCAGGCCTGGGCGTGAGCATGCTGGTGGCAGACCCGCGCCTGTTCGCGACGCCCGGCAACACGACGGTCGCGCTCTATATGGCGTTGGTGCCGATGTTCCTCGGCTATCTCGCCTTCGGCTATGGCCTCAAGACCGTCGCCGCCAGCAAGGCCACCCTGCTGACACTGTTCGAACCGCTGGTCGCCGCGCTGCTCGCCGTGACCATCGTCGGGGAACATATCGCTCCGCTCGGCTGGCTCGGCATGGTGCTGATCGCTGTCTGTCTGGTGATTCAGGTGAAGCCGAAACGATCTGAAGAATGA
- a CDS encoding HigA family addiction module antitoxin has translation MRNTQRRPLTVGEMLAAEFLEPMDIDIRTLAEAMGVHRNTLSRIVHDKGTLTAPMAIKLAAALGNTPEFWLNIQHAVELWDVRHRAYAQDAKGVRRITPQVDAAELASH, from the coding sequence ATGAGAAATACCCAGCGGCGCCCACTGACGGTAGGCGAGATGTTGGCGGCAGAGTTTCTGGAGCCGATGGACATCGACATCCGCACCCTGGCCGAGGCGATGGGAGTGCACAGAAATACCCTGAGTCGTATCGTGCATGACAAGGGCACCTTGACGGCCCCGATGGCTATCAAGCTGGCGGCTGCGTTAGGCAATACGCCGGAGTTCTGGCTCAACATTCAGCATGCCGTGGAGCTCTGGGATGTGCGTCATCGTGCCTACGCGCAGGATGCCAAGGGCGTGCGTCGCATAACACCACAGGTCGATGCCGCCGAGCTTGCCTCGCATTGA
- a CDS encoding carboxypeptidase regulatory-like domain-containing protein, with protein sequence MADSISLPDFGSSSRTEQDEQRVQRSVAFPEAEYAKLDKTGTSVIKGRMSYDWQGQTIYANRAGISIAPVTTYSAEAAELALAGKTASRADPRAQAYTHLVRTDSNGYFTATGLPSGTFYVAGVIQLPDGTRSPLILSQVQVGSGQTRDIELSR encoded by the coding sequence ATGGCTGACAGCATTTCACTGCCGGACTTCGGCTCCTCCTCCCGGACCGAACAGGATGAGCAGCGCGTCCAGCGTAGCGTCGCCTTCCCGGAGGCGGAGTACGCCAAGCTCGACAAGACCGGCACCTCGGTGATCAAGGGCCGCATGTCCTACGACTGGCAGGGCCAGACGATCTACGCCAACCGGGCAGGCATCTCGATCGCGCCGGTCACCACCTACTCCGCAGAAGCGGCGGAACTGGCGCTGGCAGGCAAGACGGCGTCTCGTGCCGATCCCCGTGCCCAGGCCTACACCCACCTCGTGCGCACTGACAGCAATGGCTACTTCACTGCCACTGGCCTGCCCTCCGGCACCTTCTATGTCGCCGGTGTCATCCAGTTGCCGGACGGCACACGCAGCCCGCTGATTCTCAGTCAGGTGCAGGTGGGCAGTGGCCAGACCCGCGACATCGAGCTGAGCCGCTGA
- a CDS encoding c-type cytochrome, protein MVPHVRTAGTRDAIDEKGRGARPILRPARLTRAVRLAAIAGTSALLLSACGSGEDEHARQVEADKAATHDPALIEKGLYMARASDCAACHSTEDGDEYAGGLGFETPVGEIYATNITPDTEHGIGNYTLEEYTRVLREGEAADGHNLYPAMPFPSYARLTDEDIKALYAWNMHDVTPSSTPNRESEIPFPLNMRWPMALWEEIFSPLEPWQDDPEKSADWNRGAYLVQGPGHCGSCHTERGVAFQEKALTGEEEGYLGGAMIEGWRAFNLTPDHKDGLGSWSEQDIQTYLATGNLKGKAQAGGPMADVVEHSMRHMSEDDLRAIAVYLKSIPAVDGKGEQGEAVNDGDREAESEPQVATRFNQGAPADDVLLLRGQPLDKRPDDEDLIGQLTDATPGVRLYLGHCAMCHGADGAGTQDGYYPSLFHNSVTGSVYPDNLAQAILNGVQRENNGHSVFMPAFDDSLTDDELINLMDYLENRFGEGHQSEALASPDTRRQQLSDKLEDWRKH, encoded by the coding sequence ATGGTTCCGCACGTCCGTACTGCTGGCACCCGTGATGCCATTGATGAGAAAGGTCGTGGTGCCCGCCCGATCCTTCGCCCCGCACGCCTGACTCGTGCCGTCCGTCTGGCCGCCATTGCGGGTACCAGCGCCTTGTTGCTCAGTGCCTGTGGCAGCGGCGAGGACGAGCACGCCAGGCAGGTGGAAGCCGACAAGGCCGCCACCCATGACCCCGCGCTGATCGAGAAGGGGCTGTATATGGCGCGCGCCAGTGATTGCGCGGCCTGTCACAGCACCGAGGACGGCGATGAATATGCCGGTGGCCTCGGCTTCGAGACCCCGGTGGGCGAGATCTACGCCACCAACATCACCCCGGATACCGAGCACGGCATCGGCAACTACACCCTCGAGGAGTACACCCGTGTGCTGCGCGAGGGTGAAGCCGCTGATGGCCACAACCTCTATCCGGCGATGCCGTTTCCGTCCTATGCCCGTCTGACGGATGAGGACATCAAGGCGCTCTACGCCTGGAACATGCATGACGTGACGCCGAGCAGCACGCCCAACCGCGAAAGCGAGATTCCGTTCCCACTCAACATGCGTTGGCCGATGGCGCTGTGGGAAGAGATCTTCTCGCCGCTGGAGCCGTGGCAGGATGACCCCGAGAAGAGCGCCGACTGGAACCGTGGCGCCTATCTCGTCCAGGGGCCGGGCCACTGTGGCAGCTGTCATACCGAGCGCGGCGTCGCCTTCCAGGAGAAGGCACTGACCGGTGAGGAAGAAGGCTATCTGGGTGGGGCGATGATCGAAGGCTGGCGCGCCTTCAATCTGACACCTGATCACAAGGACGGATTGGGCAGCTGGAGCGAGCAGGATATCCAGACCTATCTGGCGACCGGCAACCTCAAGGGCAAGGCGCAGGCTGGCGGCCCGATGGCGGATGTGGTCGAGCACTCAATGCGTCACATGAGTGAAGATGATCTGCGCGCCATCGCGGTCTATCTGAAGTCGATTCCGGCGGTGGATGGCAAGGGCGAGCAGGGCGAGGCGGTCAATGATGGCGATCGCGAGGCCGAAAGCGAGCCGCAGGTCGCCACACGCTTCAATCAGGGTGCACCGGCCGATGACGTGCTGTTGCTGCGCGGTCAGCCGCTGGACAAGCGCCCCGATGATGAAGACCTGATCGGTCAGCTGACCGACGCCACGCCGGGTGTGCGTCTGTATCTTGGCCACTGCGCCATGTGCCACGGCGCGGATGGCGCCGGCACTCAGGATGGCTACTACCCGTCCCTGTTCCACAACAGCGTGACCGGCAGTGTCTATCCGGACAATCTGGCTCAGGCGATCCTCAATGGCGTGCAGCGTGAGAACAATGGCCACAGTGTCTTCATGCCGGCTTTCGATGACAGCCTGACCGACGATGAGCTGATCAACCTGATGGACTATCTCGAGAATCGCTTCGGGGAAGGTCATCAGTCCGAAGCGCTGGCATCGCCCGACACGCGTCGTCAGCAGCTGAGCGACAAGCTCGAGGACTGGCGCAAGCACTGA
- a CDS encoding GMC family oxidoreductase, which yields MAEESRSYDADVIVVGSGVAGALIAHRLAEAGKSVIMLEAGPRMQRWQIVERFRNQANKMDFMGPYPASKAAPHPMLYGENADYLVQKGEQPYDAQYIRAVGGTTWHWAASAWRFLPSDFRLKSEYGVGRDWPIGYDDLEDYYFRAEVALGVWGPNDVDLGSPRSAEYPMAPLPLSWNERRVSERINPHGFDMVTEPVARNSRPYDDRPTCCGNNNCMPICPIGAMYSGIIHVEKAERAGARLIDNAIVHHLESDASGKIREVRYLDPDGKQHRLSAARVVLAANGIETPKLMQMSVNAHTPDGVGNQNDMVGRHLMDHPGTGVSFLADEPLWAGRGPQEMTSIITWRDGDFRKDFASKKLHLSNIARTQQMTTEVLSETPLRLGAELQAQIDNRASRYVQFDSFHELLPEAANRITPSKKRDALGLPRPEFRYAIDDYVKRSAAHTREQYARIAQLMGGTDIAFRDEYSNNQHICGTTLMGDNPKDSVVDRDCRVHGHDNLFVASSGSMPTVGSVNCTLTIAALSLRIADLLEQEI from the coding sequence ATGGCCGAGGAATCCCGTTCGTATGATGCCGACGTGATCGTGGTCGGGTCTGGTGTCGCCGGTGCCCTGATCGCACATCGCCTGGCCGAGGCCGGCAAGTCGGTCATCATGCTGGAAGCAGGCCCGCGCATGCAGCGCTGGCAGATTGTCGAGCGCTTCCGCAACCAGGCCAACAAGATGGACTTCATGGGGCCCTATCCTGCCAGCAAGGCAGCGCCCCATCCGATGCTCTACGGCGAGAATGCCGACTATCTGGTGCAGAAGGGCGAGCAGCCCTATGACGCCCAGTATATCCGCGCCGTCGGCGGTACTACCTGGCATTGGGCGGCCTCGGCCTGGCGCTTCCTGCCCAGCGATTTCCGTCTCAAGAGCGAGTATGGCGTCGGGCGCGACTGGCCGATCGGCTATGACGATCTGGAAGACTATTACTTCCGGGCCGAGGTGGCGCTGGGTGTCTGGGGGCCGAATGATGTCGATCTCGGCAGCCCGCGCAGCGCCGAGTATCCGATGGCGCCTCTGCCGCTGTCGTGGAACGAGCGGCGGGTTAGCGAGCGCATCAATCCCCACGGCTTCGACATGGTCACCGAGCCGGTGGCGCGCAACAGCCGCCCCTATGATGACCGGCCGACCTGCTGCGGCAACAACAACTGCATGCCCATCTGTCCGATCGGGGCGATGTATTCCGGCATCATCCATGTCGAGAAGGCGGAGCGCGCCGGTGCCCGGCTGATCGACAATGCCATCGTGCATCACCTGGAAAGCGATGCCAGCGGCAAGATTCGTGAAGTGCGCTATCTGGACCCCGACGGCAAGCAGCATCGCCTGAGTGCGGCGCGGGTGGTGCTGGCGGCCAATGGTATCGAGACGCCCAAGCTGATGCAGATGTCGGTCAATGCCCATACCCCCGATGGGGTGGGTAACCAGAACGACATGGTCGGCCGGCATCTTATGGACCATCCCGGCACCGGGGTGAGCTTTCTGGCCGATGAGCCGCTGTGGGCTGGGCGAGGCCCTCAGGAGATGACCTCGATCATCACCTGGCGCGACGGCGACTTCCGCAAGGACTTCGCGTCCAAGAAGCTGCATCTGTCCAATATTGCCCGCACGCAGCAGATGACCACGGAGGTGCTGTCGGAAACACCGCTCAGGCTCGGCGCGGAACTGCAGGCACAGATCGATAACCGCGCCAGCCGTTATGTGCAGTTCGACAGCTTCCACGAGCTGTTGCCGGAAGCTGCCAATCGCATCACGCCGTCAAAAAAACGTGACGCCCTCGGCCTGCCGCGCCCGGAATTCCGTTATGCTATCGATGATTACGTCAAACGCAGCGCCGCGCATACCCGTGAACAATATGCGCGTATCGCTCAGTTGATGGGAGGCACCGACATCGCGTTTCGTGATGAGTACTCCAACAACCAGCATATCTGCGGTACGACCCTGATGGGAGACAACCCCAAAGACTCCGTGGTGGATCGCGATTGCCGAGTGCATGGCCATGACAATCTGTTTGTCGCCAGCTCCGGCAGCATGCCCACCGTCGGGTCGGTCAATTGCACCCTGACCATCGCGGCGTTGTCTCTGCGTATTGCCGATCTGCTCGAACAGGAAATATAA
- a CDS encoding AraC family transcriptional regulator, producing the protein MTTLSLRAYTPQATVHDHDHHQLVLPIRGHLDIQVGSHHGTVVTGECVIIRPGESHLFHAKDAARFIVADLDYLPDNLAASQRVVFSISTLLMNYLLFLEAQLQGEVDKHINQLSIALFLGLLEKQTCDQRVDRRLLRVLDIMNAQLEQPHDVASLARLAHLSPTQFHKVFRDNLGVSVKQYLTARRMERARAQLIHTDLSVQQVAEAVGYQNLSAFSRRFSCYFGQSPREMTRQYSSLTPAND; encoded by the coding sequence ATGACGACGCTTTCGCTGCGCGCCTATACCCCGCAGGCCACGGTTCACGACCACGACCACCACCAGCTGGTGCTGCCGATCCGCGGCCATCTCGATATCCAGGTCGGCAGCCATCACGGCACCGTGGTCACCGGCGAGTGCGTCATCATTCGCCCAGGAGAGTCACACCTGTTTCATGCCAAGGACGCCGCGCGTTTCATCGTGGCAGACCTGGACTACCTGCCCGACAATCTCGCGGCGTCGCAACGCGTGGTGTTCTCAATCAGCACCCTGCTGATGAACTACCTGCTGTTTCTCGAAGCCCAGCTGCAGGGCGAGGTCGACAAGCACATCAATCAGCTGTCCATCGCGCTGTTTCTCGGCCTGTTGGAGAAGCAGACCTGTGATCAACGTGTCGATCGTCGTCTACTCAGAGTGCTCGACATCATGAATGCGCAGCTTGAGCAGCCCCACGACGTAGCATCACTGGCCAGGCTCGCCCACCTGAGCCCGACCCAGTTTCACAAGGTGTTCCGCGACAATCTGGGCGTCAGCGTCAAGCAGTACCTGACCGCGAGACGCATGGAGCGCGCGCGGGCACAGTTGATCCATACCGATCTCAGCGTCCAGCAGGTCGCCGAGGCCGTCGGCTATCAAAACCTTTCCGCCTTCTCACGGCGCTTTTCCTGCTACTTCGGCCAGTCCCCGCGCGAGATGACGCGCCAGTATTCGAGTCTCACTCCCGCGAATGACTGA
- a CDS encoding sugar dehydrogenase complex small subunit, protein MSTSQSATDSSRRQLLKLGLGGAGIAMFGGLSLQALAEMVDDEQQTQDDSAFATFMALSRWLLSDKTLDERLGQRYFEALARIPAEGVPGVGSLPDLKTRLLALGESREYLKKEDLSDGEIALVRRLLQAWMLGTVGKSISDPAAEVIAFERAGMYAGPRDVQVVRTYCPNRPGFWAEAPKA, encoded by the coding sequence ATGTCGACATCCCAGAGCGCTACTGATTCTTCACGTCGCCAACTATTGAAACTGGGGCTCGGTGGGGCAGGCATTGCCATGTTCGGCGGCCTGTCGCTTCAGGCCCTGGCCGAGATGGTCGATGACGAGCAACAGACGCAGGATGACAGTGCCTTCGCGACGTTCATGGCCCTGTCGCGCTGGCTGCTCAGCGACAAGACACTGGATGAGCGGCTGGGTCAGCGCTATTTCGAGGCGCTGGCGAGAATTCCGGCCGAGGGAGTGCCTGGCGTCGGCAGCTTGCCGGACCTCAAGACCCGCTTGCTGGCCCTGGGCGAGTCGCGAGAGTACCTGAAAAAGGAAGACCTGAGCGACGGCGAGATAGCGCTGGTGCGACGTCTTTTGCAGGCCTGGATGCTGGGCACGGTTGGCAAGTCGATTAGTGACCCTGCCGCCGAGGTCATCGCCTTCGAACGCGCTGGCATGTATGCGGGGCCGCGCGATGTGCAGGTGGTGCGTACCTATTGCCCCAATCGTCCGGGCTTCTGGGCAGAGGCACCCAAGGCCTGA
- the codB gene encoding cytosine permease, which translates to MADDRSSTSQTAPLASAVGNDYPLSEVPASARRGLLSTSMVLLGFTFFTATMWAGGSLGAAFELNELMWIIVIGNLLLGSYAAALAYIACKSGLNSVLMGRLCFGEKGSRLSDFVLGFTQIGWYAWGTATIAIVLVKTLGLPEWLTTPLMVIFGFAFCLTAMIGYRGLDMLSRVAVPAMLLFILFSLYTGMVDVGGMAGLAALTPTDSMSLTAAITAVIGTFISGGTQATNWSRFARSPKIAVIATLAAFFVGNGLMVLTGALGAMIYQQADIVDVMIAQGLVSLAVLMLFLNIWTTQDNTIYNFAIAGCNLLRTPHRQRVTLGGAAIGTVLAVLGMYEWLIPFLILLGTFIPPIGGVIMANFWLGHKSQYPRLAEMPKVDYHWPGLAAYAIACLCAWSSPFMPPVVGVVVAFVVYGGLIKLAKVELANKTAA; encoded by the coding sequence ATGGCAGATGACCGCTCATCAACTTCGCAGACTGCACCGCTGGCCTCGGCTGTGGGCAATGACTATCCCTTGAGCGAAGTCCCCGCTTCGGCACGACGTGGGCTGCTCTCTACCTCGATGGTGCTGCTCGGCTTCACCTTCTTCACCGCCACCATGTGGGCCGGTGGGTCACTGGGCGCGGCCTTCGAACTCAACGAGCTGATGTGGATCATCGTGATCGGCAATCTGCTGCTGGGGAGCTATGCGGCGGCGCTGGCCTACATCGCCTGCAAGAGCGGCCTTAACTCGGTGTTGATGGGCCGCCTGTGCTTTGGCGAGAAGGGCAGTCGTCTGTCCGACTTCGTGCTCGGTTTCACCCAGATCGGCTGGTACGCCTGGGGCACCGCGACCATCGCCATCGTGCTGGTCAAGACGCTAGGCTTGCCGGAATGGCTGACCACGCCGCTGATGGTCATCTTCGGATTCGCCTTCTGTCTGACGGCGATGATCGGCTATCGCGGTCTGGACATGCTGTCACGGGTCGCCGTGCCGGCCATGCTGCTGTTCATCCTGTTCAGTCTCTACACCGGCATGGTCGATGTCGGCGGCATGGCAGGACTTGCGGCACTGACGCCGACGGATTCCATGAGCTTGACCGCCGCCATCACGGCGGTGATCGGTACCTTCATCAGTGGTGGCACCCAGGCGACCAACTGGAGTCGCTTCGCGCGCTCGCCGAAGATCGCCGTGATCGCCACGCTGGCGGCCTTCTTCGTCGGCAATGGCCTGATGGTGCTGACCGGTGCGCTCGGCGCGATGATCTATCAGCAGGCCGATATCGTCGATGTGATGATCGCCCAGGGGCTGGTCAGCCTCGCCGTGCTGATGCTGTTTCTCAATATCTGGACCACCCAGGACAACACCATCTACAACTTCGCCATCGCCGGCTGCAATCTGCTGCGTACCCCGCATCGTCAGCGTGTCACTCTGGGCGGCGCGGCCATCGGCACGGTGCTGGCGGTACTCGGCATGTATGAGTGGCTGATCCCGTTCCTGATTCTGCTCGGTACCTTCATTCCGCCGATCGGCGGCGTGATCATGGCCAACTTCTGGCTGGGTCATAAGAGCCAGTACCCGCGCCTCGCTGAGATGCCCAAGGTGGATTACCACTGGCCGGGCCTCGCCGCCTACGCCATCGCCTGCCTGTGTGCCTGGAGCTCCCCCTTCATGCCGCCCGTCGTGGGTGTCGTGGTCGCCTTCGTCGTCTACGGCGGGCTGATCAAGCTTGCCAAGGTCGAGCTGGCCAACAAGACGGCGGCGTGA